The following is a genomic window from Planctomycetia bacterium.
GATCCCCCGGAGGTTGTTGTGGCAGACGCCGCGCAGCAGCAGCCGCCGGTCGTCGGGCCGTCGGCGTTGCGCCGGGAGATCGATCCGCTCGCGGCCGGCGAGGAACCCACCGGTGACGCTTCGGCCGCAGGCGGCGACGTCTTCGGGCGGGCCCGCCGCCACCACCTCGCCGCCGCGCTTGCCGGGCCCGGGCCCGAAGTCCACGACCCAGTCGGCGGCCCGGATCGTCTCCTCGTCGTGCTCGACGACGACCACCGTGTTCCCCTTGTCGCGGAGCGCCTCCAGCGCCCCGAGAAGCCGGGTGTTGTCGCGCGGATGGAGGCCGATCGATGGCTCGTCGAGGACGTACAGCACGCCCGACAGGCCGGCGCCGATCTGGGCCGCCAGCCGGATGCGCTGGCTCTCGCCGCCGGACAGCGTGGGCGCCTTGCGGTCGAGGGCCAGGTAGCCGAGCCCGACCTGGTCGAGGAACTCGAGCCGGCCGCGGATCTCCTTGAGGAGCTCGGTGGCGATCAGGGCCTGCGTGTCGTCGAGCACGAGCGCCCGGAGGAACTCGCGGGCCGCGGCGATCGGCAGCCCGCAGAGAGTGTCGATGGAAAGCTCCGCACCGCTCGCGGCCCGGGCCGCGGCCGAGGCCGTGGCGATCCGCACCGCCCGCGGCTGCGGCCCGATCCGGGCCCCGTGGCAGGCATGGCAGGGGGTGACGCTCATCAGCTTCTCGAGCATGCGGCGCAGGATGCCGCTCTTGGCGTTCCGCCAGCGGTTGGCGAGCAGGGCCCGGATCCCCTCGAACGTCGTCTTGGCGCCGCGCTCCGCCTTGCCGCGATTCCAGGAGATGCGCAGGGTGCCGAGCCCGGCGCCGTCGAGCCAGATCCGGCGCTGCAGCGGCGTCAGGTCCTTCCACGGCGTGTCGAGGAGCGTGCCGGGGGGCAGCTTGCGGTCCGACTCGGCCTGGGCGGCGACGCCGTTCAACAGCCGGCGCAGCCAGCGCGGCATGTCGCGGTAGCCACCGAGAACGCCGATCGCACCCTTGCGCAGCGTCTTGTCGGGATCGGTCACGAGCCTGGCGGGATCGATCCCGTAGATCTCGCCGAGGCCGTCGCAGGCGGAGCAGGCCCCCTGCGGGCTGTTGAAGCTGAACAGCTGCGGCTCGGGAGTGTCGTAGCTCGTGCCGCAACGGACGCAGGCGTAGCGGCTGGAGAGGACGAGGTCGGTGCCGGCGCCGGCCGGCGCCGGCCGGTTCTTCCGCGTGGCCGCCCGCACCGGCGCCGCTTCCTTGCCGGCCGGCTCCCCCTCCTCCGTGGCCACGATCACCTGCCCGCCCCCGGTCTTGAGGGCCAGTTCGACAGCCTCGGCGAGCCGGCTGCGGGTCGCCGCGTCGGGCGTGAGCCGGTCGACGACCACGTCGATCCGATGCTTGAGCGTCTTCTCGAGCGGCGGCGGCTCCTCGACGCGGCAGATCCTGCCGTCCACGCGGGCCCGCGTGAATCCCTGGCGGACGAGGTCGGCGAACAGATCGCGATGCTCCCCCTTGGCGTCGCGGACGAGCGGCGCGAGCACCATGACCCGCATCCCGCCTCGGGCGGCGAGGATCCGCTCCACGATCTGGTCCCGCGGCTGGGCCTCGAGGATGGCGTCGCACTCCGGGCAGTGGGCCGTGCCCACCCGCGCGTAGAGCACGCGCAGGAAGTCGTGGATCTCCGTCATCGTGGCCACGGTCGACCGGGGGTTCGTGCCCGCCGACTTCTGCGCGATCGAGATCGCCGGCGAGAGCCCTGTGACGCTGTCCACGTCGGGGCGGGGAAGCTGGCCGAGGAACTGGCGGGCGAACGTCGACAGGCTCTCGACGTAGCGCCGCTGCCCCTCGGCGTAGAGCGTGTCGAAGGCGAGGCTCGATTTGCCGGAGCCGCTCACGCCCGACAGGCAGACGAGCCGGCCGCGCGGCAGGGCCACCGTGACGTCGCGGAGATTGTGCTCGCGGGCGCCTTTGACGACGATCGGAGGAGCGGCCATGCAGCGGTTGCGCGACGGGATGTGGGCGGGGAAACCGGATTGTAGCCCCGTGGCAACGGGCGGGGCGGGCCCGTGGTGCGGGCAGCCGCTGCTTTACACCCCGGGGAAGGTCGCCTAAACTCGAAGATTCGTGGCGAATTTCGGCGGCTTCGCCCGCCGGGGTTTTCACACGGGGCGGTAGCTCAACTGGGAGAGCGCGGCGTTCGCAATGCCGAGGTTGGGAGTTCGATCCTCCTCCGCTCCACATGCGGCGCCTGCGGGGCCGAGCGCGGTCCCCGCAGGCGCCGCCCCTGTTCCGGCGTCGGATGCGGACCTCACGCGGTCGTCTGGTGAGCCATGGTCGATTCCGCGGTCGTGCCGAGCGTGCAGGCTAACGACCCGGCGGCCGATCTGATGGTCCGCGTCGCCGCCGGCGGGCCCGCTGCCGCCGACGCCTTTGCCGAGATCGTCTCCCTCTGGCAGGACCGGCTGGTCACGCTGTTCCTGCACCAGATGGGGGACCATGCCACGGCCGAGGACCTGGCGCAGGAAGTTTTTCTGCGCGTCTACCGGGCCCGGGAGCGCTACCGGCCGACGGCCCGGTTCACGACCTGGATCCACACGATCGCCGCCAACGTCGCCAGCGACCTGCGCCAGCGGGCCTACCGGCGCCGCGAGCACGGCGTGCCCGCCGCCGCGTCGGCGACGTCGAGCGCCATCGGTCTCGACCAGCTCGCCGTGGCCGCCAGCGGCCTCATGCCCGCGCGGCAGGCCGATCGGCAGGAACTGCGAGCGGTCGTCCAGGAGGCGCTCGCGGGACTCAACGAGCGGCAGCGGATGGCCGTGCTCCTGGCAAAGTTCGAGCACTGCTCGCTGGAGGAGATCGCGGCCGCGATGGGCCTCTCCGTACCGGCGGTGAAGTCGCTTCTGTTCCGGGCACGCGACCACCTTCGGGCCGCACTCGCCGCGCTCCACGGAGGCCCGTCATGAGCACGACGCCAGCGCGGGACGGGGGCGACCCCGGGCCGCCCGCCAGCGCGGCAGCCGCACTCGGCGAGGTCTGGGAGGCGCTCGACGCGCTTCCCCGGGCCAGGGCCGCCGCCCCGCTGGCGGCCACCACACTGGAAATGGTCGCAACCGCCGTCGAGCCCGCGCCGCCGGGCGGCGGCGCGGGGCCACGGTGGAGGTGGTGGTGGCTCGGGCCGGTCGCCACGGTCTGCGCGGCACTCGTCTGCGGACTCGTCGCCGGTCGGATCACCGCTCCCGACCCCGACGAGTTCATGCTCCGAGACCTGCCGCTCGTCAGGCATCTCGACCTGTTGCGCGAACTCCACTCGGTCGCGTTTCTCGAGGAACTGGATCGCATCCGGCCGCAGCCCCCGCGACGTTTGCTCGTGGCCTCGGGCCGTATCGATCTGCAGGCCGAGCAGGCCAGGTTGGCATCCGAGATCACGGCCCTGCGGATGGCCGGCCCGTGGGGGGATGCGGGCCGGGCCGCCGTGGCGGAGCGGCGGCGGGAAGTCGCAGGCCTGCCGCCCGATGAGCGCGAGCGGCTCCGAGCGAAGGCCGCCGAACTCGCCGAGCGGCCGCACGAGGAGCGCCGCCGGCTGGAGAACGTCGCCGCGGCCATCGTCGATCCCCGCGCCGACGGCGTGCGCGAGGCCGCCCGGCTGTGGAGGTTGTGGGTCGCCGCCAGCAACCCGCTCGACCGCGAACAGATCATCGATCTCGACGCCGCGAGGCGGCTGGAGTGGATGAGGCGCGAGTCGCGGCCCGATGCCTTTGCGGCCCCTCGGCCGCGCGGCCCGAACGGCGAGTTCCGTCGTCCGCAGGGGCCGCGGTTTCCCGACGGACCACGGGGGGATGCGCCCGCTCCCGACCAACCGCCCCCGGACCGGCAGGGTCCGCGCGACCCCGACATGGAAGGCCAGCCCCCTGACGGACCAGGGGCCTTCAGACGGCCGCGTCGCGCTGACCGGCAGCCGCTCCCAGACGGGCCCGGCCAGCGCCGCCGGCCCGGGCCGCTCAGTCCCGACCCGCCAGACCCGGCAGGCCCACCCCCGGTGGATGCTGGAGAAACTCGAGCAGCGCCCGATTGAAGACCTCCGGCGCCTCCAGTGGCGTCATGTGACCGGCCCCGGGCACGATCAGCAGCCGCGCGCAAGGCATCACCTCCGCGGCCCGTTCGAGGCAGTCCGGGGGCGTGATCGCATCCTCCGCGCCGCACACGAGCAGCGTCGGCGCGAGCACGTGCGCCATCGGCTCGGTCATGTCGGGCCGGGCGGCGAGGGCGGCGAGGGCCGCCTGGATGCCGGCGATCGGCTGGGCGAGGATCGCCGAACGCAGCACGTCCTCGATCGCCGCGCGGCCCGGCGCCGCGGCCGCCGCCGGGGCAAGGAGTCGCGGCACCATCGCGTCGGCGACGATCCCCTGTCCGAGGCGGCCGACCTTCACCGCCAGGTCGGCGCGGGCGGCCCGGGCCTCGGGCGTGTCGGCCTCGAGCTTCGTGTCGACGAGCACCAACGCCGCGACCCGGTCAGGGTGGCGGACGGCGACGTGCTGGGCGACGTAGCCTCCCATCGACAGGCCGCAGATCACCGCCGGTCCTGCCACATGGAGGGCATCGAGCAGGGCCGGCACATCGTCGGCGAGCGACTCGACGCTCTCCATGACCGCGCCGGTGCTGCCGCCAAAACCGCGCAGGTCGGGCACGATGAGCCGCAGATGCTCGGCGAGGGGTTCCTGCTCCCGCCACATCGAGTGGTCGAGCGGGAAGCCGTGGAGCAGGACGCAGGGGATGCCGGTGCCGCGGGTGTGAACCGCCAGCCGCGCGTCGCGGACGGTCAGCATGTGGGTCGTCATCGCGGTCCCCCGGCCTGGGCGCGGAACCGCTCGAGGTTGCGCCGGATCGTCTGGTTGAAGGGCTCGCGGCGGCAGGCCAGCGTCTGGGTGCGCAGGGCGGCTGCCGCATCGCCGGCCGCCGCCTGGCAGTGGGCGAGCGTGTCGAGGTAACTGCCGCTGTCTGGGAACAGTTCCAGCGAC
Proteins encoded in this region:
- a CDS encoding alpha/beta hydrolase; this encodes MTTHMLTVRDARLAVHTRGTGIPCVLLHGFPLDHSMWREQEPLAEHLRLIVPDLRGFGGSTGAVMESVESLADDVPALLDALHVAGPAVICGLSMGGYVAQHVAVRHPDRVAALVLVDTKLEADTPEARAARADLAVKVGRLGQGIVADAMVPRLLAPAAAAAPGRAAIEDVLRSAILAQPIAGIQAALAALAARPDMTEPMAHVLAPTLLVCGAEDAITPPDCLERAAEVMPCARLLIVPGAGHMTPLEAPEVFNRALLEFLQHPPGVGLPGLAGRD